The Xanthomonas sp. DAR 80977 nucleotide sequence CAGGCCGTGGCCGTCGCGGCGGCGGTGCCTGCGGTGCGGGCCAAGCCGCGGCCGGTGGCGTCCGCGCCGCGTCCGCCGGCGCGCATCCGCAGCGTGGCCGGCACGCCGCGTGCGAGCGCCGCCGAAGACCAGTGGCAGGAGTTCTGACCCCGGCGGCGGCGACAGCGGCGGCGGCCACGCCTCCTTCCGGCGTCAATTTCACCCGGCGCCGGCCGATAACACGATAGACCGACCACCGCTGCGAGCCATGGCCACTCCAACGTCTTCCCTGCCCCATCCCGGTTCCGACAACCGCGACTTCGAATTCAGCGATCGCGATTTCAAGCGGGTCTGCGACCTAATCTACCAGAAGGCGGGCATCGCCCTGGCCCCGGCCAAGCGCGACATGGTCTACGGCCGCCTGTCGCGGCGCCTGCGCACGCTGGGCCTGCGCTCGTTCCGCGACTACCTGGACTGGCTGGAGCGCGACGGCGGCGACGAGTGGGAGGCGTTCACCAATGCGCTGACCACCAACCTGACCTCGTTCTTCCGCGAGCCGCACCACTTCGAGCGCCTGCGCGAGGAGCTGCAGAAACACGCCGCCTCGGCGCCGCTGAAGATCTGGTCGTGCGCCTCCTCCACCGGCGAGGAACCCTACTCGCTGGCGATCACCGCCTGCGAGGCGTTCGGCACGCTGGCCCCGCCGGTGCGGATCCTGGCCACCGACGTGGACACCCAGGTGCTGGCGACCGCCTCGCGCGGCGTGTACGCG carries:
- a CDS encoding CheR family methyltransferase — translated: MATPTSSLPHPGSDNRDFEFSDRDFKRVCDLIYQKAGIALAPAKRDMVYGRLSRRLRTLGLRSFRDYLDWLERDGGDEWEAFTNALTTNLTSFFREPHHFERLREELQKHAASAPLKIWSCASSTGEEPYSLAITACEAFGTLAPPVRILATDVDTQVLATASRGVYAVERIASLDPALKRKYFQRGSGANEGQCRVVPALRELLEFRQLNLLEPRYDVSGPYLALFCRNVMIYFDKPTQRGILSRLIPHLDDEGMLYTGHSENYLHAADLIQPCGRTLYRRAAKARA